Proteins found in one Pseudomonas marvdashtae genomic segment:
- a CDS encoding dicarboxylate/amino acid:cation symporter — MTTRQPLYKSLYFQVIVAIAIGILLGHFYPQTGVALKPFGDGFIKLIKMVIAPIIFCTVVSGIGGMQNMKSVGKTGGYALLYFEIVSTLALLIGLVVVNVVQPGAGMHIDVSTLDTSKIAGFINASKDQSIIAFILNVIPNTIVGAFANGDILQVLMFSVLFGFALHRLGAYGKPVLDFIDRFAHVMFIIINMIMKLAPIGAFGAMAFTIGAYGVGSLVQLGQLMICFYITCVVFVLVVLGAICRAHGFSVVKLIRYIREELLIVLGTSSSESALPRMLIKMERLGAKKSVVGLVIPTGYSFNLDGTSIYLTMAAVFIAQATDTPMDLTHQITLLLVLLLSSKGAAGVTGSGFIVLAATLSAVGTLPVAGLALILGIDRFMSEARALTNLVGNAVATIVVAKWVNELDEDQLQTELASGGRGISDVREDDEQIAAAQIAAAESSAPGTVR; from the coding sequence ATGACGACTCGTCAGCCACTGTACAAATCCCTGTATTTCCAGGTGATCGTAGCCATTGCCATCGGCATTTTGCTCGGCCACTTCTACCCGCAGACCGGCGTTGCCCTCAAGCCCTTCGGTGACGGGTTCATCAAACTGATCAAGATGGTCATCGCCCCGATCATCTTCTGTACCGTCGTCAGCGGCATCGGCGGCATGCAGAACATGAAATCGGTGGGCAAGACCGGCGGCTATGCGCTGCTGTACTTCGAAATCGTTTCCACCCTTGCCTTGCTGATCGGCCTGGTCGTGGTCAACGTCGTGCAACCGGGCGCCGGCATGCACATCGACGTATCGACCCTGGACACCAGCAAGATCGCCGGTTTCATCAATGCCAGTAAAGACCAGAGCATCATCGCCTTCATCCTCAACGTGATCCCGAACACCATCGTTGGTGCGTTCGCCAACGGCGATATCCTGCAAGTGCTGATGTTCTCGGTGCTCTTCGGTTTCGCCCTGCATCGCCTGGGTGCCTACGGCAAGCCGGTGCTGGACTTCATCGATCGCTTCGCCCACGTGATGTTCATCATCATCAACATGATCATGAAGCTGGCGCCTATCGGTGCGTTCGGTGCCATGGCCTTCACCATCGGCGCCTACGGTGTCGGTTCGCTGGTGCAACTGGGCCAGCTGATGATCTGCTTCTACATCACCTGCGTGGTGTTCGTGCTGGTGGTATTGGGTGCCATCTGCCGCGCCCACGGCTTCAGCGTCGTCAAGCTGATCCGCTACATCCGTGAAGAACTGCTGATCGTGCTGGGTACTTCCTCGTCGGAATCGGCCCTGCCGCGCATGCTGATCAAGATGGAACGCCTGGGTGCCAAGAAGTCTGTCGTAGGCCTGGTCATCCCGACTGGCTACTCGTTCAACCTCGACGGTACTTCGATCTACCTGACCATGGCGGCGGTGTTCATCGCCCAGGCCACCGACACCCCAATGGACCTGACTCACCAGATCACCCTGCTGCTGGTGCTGTTGCTGTCGTCCAAAGGTGCGGCTGGCGTGACCGGTAGCGGCTTCATCGTACTGGCGGCCACCCTGTCGGCCGTGGGCACCTTGCCGGTGGCTGGCCTGGCGCTGATCCTGGGTATCGACCGCTTCATGTCCGAAGCCCGCGCCCTGACCAACCTGGTGGGCAACGCCGTTGCCACGATCGTGGTTGCCAAGTGGGTCAATGAACTGGACGAAGACCAGTTGCAGACCGAGCTGGCTTCCGGTGGTCGCGGTATTTCCGATGTTCGTGAAGATGACGAGCAGATCGCGGCGGCGCAGATTGCAGCGGCTGAATCCTCTGCTCCCGGCACTGTAAGGTAA
- a CDS encoding AraC family transcriptional regulator gives MRQRTIASHFARAALGGARRQGFDCLPLLQQLGISPELLDEPRARIAPEQFARLLQALWLALEDEYLGFGRVTSKPGTFAMMCHTLIHCRTLGKALQRGLLFYSLFADAPRLTLEAEGDRVRLSLDESTLRDPEHFLAESLLVIWHRLGSWLIGQRIGLEQATFSYAKPPHGAEYDLLFPCPLVFEAQRSSLLFHGRYLEMPLLQDERTLKRFLERSPADLLSRPDDGHSLTSQLRRLLSRDTARWPDLDSVAAHLHISAQTLRRHLREEGTSFQELKDQLRRDIAIYHLGRADLSLQQIAEQLGFSEPSAFHRAFKKWTGVTPGAYRELEK, from the coding sequence ATGCGCCAACGCACCATCGCCAGTCACTTCGCCCGTGCAGCCCTCGGTGGCGCACGCCGGCAAGGTTTCGACTGCCTTCCCCTGCTGCAACAGCTGGGCATCAGCCCCGAGCTGCTGGACGAACCGCGGGCGCGCATCGCGCCAGAGCAATTCGCCCGCCTGTTGCAGGCGCTGTGGTTGGCGCTGGAGGATGAATATCTGGGATTCGGCCGGGTGACGAGTAAACCCGGGACGTTTGCCATGATGTGTCACACGTTGATCCACTGTCGGACGCTGGGCAAAGCCCTGCAACGCGGTTTGTTGTTCTACAGCCTGTTTGCCGACGCCCCGCGCCTGACGCTGGAAGCTGAAGGAGACCGGGTACGGTTGAGCCTGGATGAGTCGACGCTGCGTGACCCCGAGCATTTCCTGGCCGAAAGCCTGCTGGTCATCTGGCATCGCCTCGGCAGTTGGCTGATCGGCCAGCGGATCGGTCTGGAACAGGCGACGTTCAGCTATGCCAAGCCGCCCCACGGCGCCGAATACGACCTGCTGTTCCCCTGCCCGCTGGTGTTCGAGGCGCAACGCAGCAGCCTGTTGTTTCATGGCCGCTACCTGGAGATGCCGCTGCTGCAGGACGAGCGAACCCTCAAGCGTTTTCTCGAACGCTCCCCCGCTGACCTGCTGTCACGCCCGGACGATGGCCACAGCCTGACCAGCCAATTGCGCCGCCTGCTCAGCCGTGACACGGCGCGCTGGCCGGACCTGGACAGCGTCGCCGCGCATTTGCACATCAGCGCCCAGACGCTGCGCCGGCACCTTCGCGAGGAAGGCACCAGCTTCCAGGAGCTCAAGGATCAGCTGCGGCGGGATATCGCCATCTACCATTTGGGAAGGGCCGATCTGTCGTTGCAGCAGATTGCCGAACAGCTCGGGTTCTCCGAGCCATCGGCGTTTCACCGGGCGTTCAAGAAGTGGACGGGGGTGACGCCGGGGGCTTATCGGGAGCTGGAAAAGTGA
- a CDS encoding ATP-binding protein translates to MIRSLRLRLMLAAMTLSALFMLALLPAMQGAFSLALQESIEQRLASDVTTLISAARVDNNRLKMPTQLPDERFNLADARLLGYIYDREGRLVWRSKATQEEHINYTPRYDGQGNQFARIREDNGQEFFVYDVEVKLLGGQSAAFSIVTLQPVHDYELTLQGLRENLYLGFGAALAVLLALLWIGLTWGLRALRRLSQELDEIEAGTRESLSTAHPRELLRLTGSLNRLLHSEREQRSRYRDSLDDLAHSLKTPLAVLQGVSEDMARRPEDRGQAWVLQTQIERMSQQIGYQLQRASLRKSGLVRHQVRLRPVLQSLCDTLDKVYRDKRVHVEFDLPEHCQVPIEQGALLEMLGNLLENAYRLCLGVVRVSVHQTLGGTELSIEDDGPGVPPDQRARILERGERLDRQHPGQGIGLAVVKDIIESYDAKLALGDSELGGAAFRIHFPMA, encoded by the coding sequence GTGATTCGTTCGCTGCGGCTGCGGCTGATGCTGGCCGCGATGACGCTGTCAGCGCTGTTCATGCTGGCGTTGCTGCCGGCGATGCAAGGCGCGTTCAGCCTGGCCTTGCAGGAGTCGATCGAACAACGCCTGGCCTCGGACGTGACCACGCTGATTTCCGCCGCCCGGGTGGATAACAATCGATTGAAGATGCCCACGCAGTTGCCCGACGAGCGATTCAACCTCGCCGATGCTCGCCTGCTGGGCTACATCTATGATCGCGAGGGGCGCTTGGTCTGGCGTTCGAAGGCGACCCAGGAAGAACACATCAATTACACGCCGCGCTATGACGGGCAGGGCAACCAGTTCGCGCGTATCCGCGAGGACAACGGCCAGGAGTTCTTCGTCTACGACGTCGAGGTCAAGTTGCTGGGCGGCCAGAGCGCCGCGTTCAGTATCGTCACCCTGCAGCCGGTGCATGATTATGAGCTGACCCTGCAAGGCCTGCGGGAAAACCTCTACCTGGGGTTCGGCGCCGCACTGGCGGTGCTGCTGGCGCTTTTGTGGATCGGCCTGACCTGGGGCTTGCGAGCCCTGCGGCGCCTGAGCCAGGAACTCGATGAAATCGAAGCCGGCACCCGCGAAAGCCTCAGCACTGCGCACCCTCGGGAGCTGTTGCGCTTGACCGGCTCCCTAAATCGCCTGCTGCACAGCGAGCGCGAGCAGCGCAGCCGTTATCGCGATTCCCTCGATGATCTGGCCCACAGCCTGAAAACACCGCTGGCGGTGTTGCAAGGTGTCAGCGAAGACATGGCCCGGCGCCCCGAGGACCGTGGCCAGGCCTGGGTGCTGCAGACCCAGATCGAACGCATGAGCCAACAGATCGGCTATCAGTTGCAGCGTGCCAGCCTGCGCAAAAGCGGCCTGGTGCGCCACCAGGTGCGCTTGCGCCCCGTCCTGCAAAGCCTGTGCGACACGCTCGACAAGGTGTACCGCGACAAGCGCGTGCACGTCGAATTCGACCTGCCGGAGCACTGCCAGGTGCCCATCGAACAGGGCGCGCTGCTGGAAATGCTCGGCAATCTGTTGGAAAACGCCTATCGGCTATGCCTGGGGGTGGTGCGGGTCAGCGTGCACCAGACCCTCGGCGGTACGGAGTTGAGTATTGAAGACGATGGTCCGGGCGTGCCGCCGGACCAGCGTGCACGGATCCTTGAACGTGGCGAAAGGCTGGATCGCCAGCATCCGGGACAGGGGATTGGCCTGGCGGTGGTCAAGGACATCATCGAGAGCTATGACGCGAAATTGGCCTTGGGTGATTCAGAGCTGGGTGGGGCGGCGTTTCGGATTCATTTTCCGATGGCTTGA
- a CDS encoding response regulator, whose translation MKLLVVEDEALLRHHLQTRLTDSGHVVQAVANAEEALYQVREFNHDLAVIDLGLPGISGLELIRRLRSQDKTFPILILTARGNWQDKVEGLAAGADDYVVKPFQFEELEARLNALLRRSSGFTQSTIVAGPLLLDLNRKQASLGDEPLALTAYEYRILEYLMRHHQQVVAKDRLMEQLYPDDDERDPNVIEVLVGRLRRKLEAPAGFKPIDTVRGLGYLFNERCQ comes from the coding sequence ATGAAACTACTGGTTGTCGAAGACGAAGCGTTGTTGCGTCATCACTTGCAGACCCGTCTCACCGACAGCGGCCACGTGGTGCAGGCCGTGGCCAATGCCGAAGAAGCCTTGTACCAGGTGCGCGAGTTCAATCATGACCTGGCGGTGATCGACCTGGGCCTGCCGGGCATCAGCGGCCTGGAACTGATTCGTCGGCTGCGTTCACAGGACAAGACCTTTCCGATCCTGATCCTGACTGCCCGCGGCAACTGGCAGGACAAAGTCGAAGGCCTGGCCGCCGGGGCCGACGACTACGTGGTCAAGCCGTTTCAGTTCGAAGAGTTGGAAGCGCGGCTCAATGCCCTGCTGCGTCGCTCCAGCGGCTTTACCCAGTCGACCATCGTCGCCGGTCCGCTGTTGCTGGACCTCAACCGCAAGCAGGCGTCCCTGGGCGACGAGCCGTTGGCCTTGACGGCCTACGAATACCGCATCCTTGAATACCTGATGCGCCATCACCAGCAAGTTGTCGCCAAGGACCGCCTGATGGAACAACTCTACCCGGACGACGATGAGCGCGACCCGAATGTCATCGAAGTATTGGTAGGACGCCTGCGTCGCAAACTCGAAGCGCCGGCCGGCTTTAAACCGATCGATACCGTGCGTGGCCTGGGTTATCTGTTCAACGAGCGCTGCCAGTGA
- a CDS encoding dienelactone hydrolase family protein: protein MRRLLAVVLLALSGASHAAIQTQEIPYTSADGTKLIGYYAYDDAVKGPRPGVVVVHEWWGLNDYAKRRARDLAGLGYSALAIDMYGDGKNTEHPKDAMAFMQAALKDGKAASARFQAGLDLLKKQPQTDPDKIAAIGYCFGGKVVLDAARQGLPLAGVVSFHGALVTNTPATPGSVKAKILVEHGALDSMVTGDNVTAFKSEMDKAGADYKFVSLDGAKHGFSNPDADRLSHGEHGGPDIGYNKAADEKSWADMQKFFKKVF from the coding sequence ATGCGCAGGTTGCTTGCTGTTGTACTTCTGGCCTTGAGCGGCGCAAGCCACGCCGCCATCCAGACCCAGGAGATCCCCTACACCAGTGCCGACGGCACGAAGCTGATCGGTTACTACGCCTATGACGACGCGGTCAAAGGCCCGCGCCCCGGCGTGGTGGTGGTGCATGAGTGGTGGGGGCTGAACGATTACGCCAAGCGCCGCGCCCGTGACCTCGCTGGGCTTGGCTACAGCGCCCTGGCCATCGACATGTACGGCGACGGCAAGAACACCGAGCACCCCAAGGACGCCATGGCCTTCATGCAGGCGGCGCTCAAGGACGGCAAGGCGGCCAGTGCGCGCTTCCAGGCCGGGCTCGACCTGTTGAAGAAACAACCCCAGACCGACCCGGACAAAATCGCCGCCATCGGTTACTGCTTCGGCGGCAAGGTGGTGCTGGACGCAGCGCGCCAGGGCCTGCCGCTGGCCGGCGTGGTGAGTTTCCACGGTGCCCTGGTCACCAATACCCCGGCGACGCCTGGCAGCGTCAAGGCCAAGATCCTGGTGGAACACGGCGCGCTGGACAGCATGGTCACCGGCGACAACGTGACCGCGTTCAAGAGCGAGATGGACAAGGCCGGCGCCGACTATAAATTCGTCAGCCTCGACGGCGCCAAGCACGGCTTCAGCAACCCGGACGCCGACCGCCTGAGCCACGGCGAACATGGCGGGCCGGACATCGGCTACAACAAGGCGGCCGATGAGAAGTCGTGGGCGGATATGCAGAAGTTCTTCAAAAAAGTTTTCTAG
- a CDS encoding 4'-phosphopantetheinyl transferase family protein: MNRLPALPACCSPLDEHWLLPDALPDTVLVSTRFNPLLLVADDFPNSAIEPPASIQRSVAKRQAEFLAGRVCARAALLRLDGQACVPPIGEDRAPVWPAHVSGSITHSTGRAAAIVAQKQHWQGLGMDLENLLDPERAERLAGEILTPPELLRLATASRDDRALLVTLTFSMKESLFKALYPIVRQRFYFEHAEVLEWAHDGHVRLRLLIDLSPEWRHGSELHGQFAVKNGQLLSLVGIKA; the protein is encoded by the coding sequence ATGAACCGACTCCCCGCCCTGCCCGCCTGCTGTTCGCCTCTGGATGAACACTGGCTGCTGCCCGACGCCTTGCCCGATACGGTGCTGGTCAGCACTCGCTTCAATCCACTGTTGCTCGTCGCTGACGATTTTCCCAACAGCGCCATCGAGCCGCCGGCGAGCATCCAGCGCTCGGTGGCCAAGCGGCAGGCGGAGTTCCTCGCCGGGCGAGTCTGCGCCCGAGCGGCCTTGCTGCGCCTTGACGGCCAAGCCTGCGTGCCGCCCATCGGCGAAGATCGCGCGCCCGTGTGGCCGGCCCATGTCAGCGGCTCGATCACCCACAGCACAGGCCGGGCGGCGGCGATTGTCGCGCAAAAACAACATTGGCAAGGGCTGGGCATGGATCTGGAAAACCTGCTCGACCCTGAGCGCGCCGAGCGCCTGGCCGGTGAAATCCTAACGCCCCCCGAGCTGCTGCGCCTGGCCACTGCCTCGCGAGATGACCGGGCGCTGCTGGTGACCCTGACCTTTTCCATGAAGGAAAGCCTGTTCAAAGCGCTGTACCCGATCGTCAGGCAGCGTTTTTACTTCGAACACGCTGAGGTCCTGGAGTGGGCGCACGATGGGCACGTGCGATTGCGCTTGTTGATCGACCTGTCGCCCGAGTGGCGTCATGGCAGTGAGCTGCACGGACAATTTGCTGTGAAGAATGGGCAATTGCTGAGTCTGGTGGGGATCAAGGCCTGA
- a CDS encoding ATP-binding protein gives MNSIFLRIYGGMCAALVLVAVLGVLALHLLNQTRGEQYRERLAHGTFSLMADNLRPMNDTERRRALAVWERLLGIPLELRTFNQTDLDLGQRTRVLRGQALVEQTGPHAAKVYRLVSDGEQLTLVGEVRQISEQLARATIYLLADELVRYPVAEQPGRLAQLKQEKGFGFDLRLMKVEQADMDDDQRRRVSEGDTVMALGKGGDSIRVFAGMVGTPWVLEIGPLYQMNPYPPEWLVLIAALGLSLIGLIVYLLVRQLERRLRGLESAATQIAQGSLETRVPARGADSVGRLAAAFNGMAEHLQQLLAIQRELVRAVSHELRTPVARLRFGLEMLGSASTPEARDKYLAGMDHDIEDLDRLVDEMLTYARLEQGSPALNFQRVDLDALVNQVIEELGPLRVGITVERGLCLSAADCDGAWVEAEPRFLHRALQNLVGNAMRHAKSRVTVSYQVGQLRCRVDVEDDGPGVPEAAWERVFKPFLRLDDSRARASGGHGLGLSIVRRIIHWHDGRALISRSKSLAGACFSLSWPRHQDRS, from the coding sequence GTGAACTCGATTTTCCTGCGCATCTACGGTGGCATGTGCGCGGCACTGGTGCTGGTGGCGGTGCTTGGCGTGCTGGCCCTGCATCTGCTCAACCAGACGCGTGGCGAGCAATACCGCGAGCGCCTGGCCCATGGCACGTTTTCCCTGATGGCCGATAACCTGCGGCCGATGAACGACACCGAGCGTCGCCGGGCGCTGGCGGTGTGGGAACGCCTGTTGGGCATTCCGCTGGAGCTGAGGACTTTCAATCAGACCGACCTCGACCTGGGGCAGCGCACCCGCGTGCTGCGCGGTCAAGCCCTGGTGGAGCAGACCGGCCCGCACGCGGCGAAGGTCTATCGGCTGGTCAGTGATGGTGAACAGTTGACGCTGGTGGGCGAGGTTCGCCAGATCAGCGAGCAACTGGCCCGGGCGACTATCTATCTGCTGGCCGATGAACTGGTGCGTTACCCGGTGGCCGAGCAGCCCGGACGGCTCGCGCAACTGAAGCAGGAGAAAGGTTTCGGTTTCGACCTGCGGCTGATGAAGGTCGAGCAGGCGGACATGGACGACGATCAGCGTCGGCGAGTGTCGGAGGGCGATACGGTGATGGCGCTGGGCAAGGGCGGTGACTCGATCCGGGTCTTTGCCGGGATGGTCGGCACGCCGTGGGTTCTGGAGATCGGCCCGTTGTACCAAATGAATCCGTACCCGCCCGAATGGCTGGTGCTGATCGCCGCGTTGGGGCTGAGCCTGATCGGTTTGATCGTCTATCTATTGGTGCGCCAGTTGGAGCGACGCCTGCGCGGCCTCGAGTCGGCCGCCACTCAAATCGCCCAGGGCAGCCTGGAGACCCGCGTCCCCGCCCGGGGCGCCGACTCGGTGGGGCGCCTGGCCGCTGCGTTCAACGGCATGGCCGAGCATTTGCAGCAATTGCTGGCGATCCAGCGAGAACTGGTGCGCGCGGTCTCCCATGAGTTGCGCACGCCGGTGGCACGCCTGCGTTTCGGCCTGGAAATGCTCGGCAGCGCCAGCACGCCCGAGGCCCGGGACAAGTACCTGGCGGGCATGGACCACGACATCGAAGATCTGGACCGGCTGGTGGATGAAATGTTGACCTACGCCCGACTGGAACAAGGATCGCCGGCGTTGAATTTTCAGCGAGTGGACCTGGATGCTTTGGTCAATCAGGTCATCGAAGAACTAGGCCCCTTGCGCGTCGGGATTACCGTAGAGCGCGGCCTGTGCCTGTCCGCCGCTGATTGCGATGGTGCCTGGGTCGAGGCCGAGCCGCGGTTCCTGCATCGTGCCTTGCAGAATCTGGTGGGCAATGCCATGCGCCATGCCAAATCGCGGGTCACAGTGAGTTACCAGGTGGGGCAGCTGCGCTGCCGCGTCGACGTCGAAGATGATGGGCCGGGTGTGCCGGAGGCGGCATGGGAACGGGTGTTCAAGCCGTTCCTGCGCCTGGACGACAGCCGTGCGCGGGCGTCGGGCGGCCACGGATTGGGGCTGTCGATCGTGCGGCGGATCATCCACTGGCATGACGGCCGGGCGTTGATCAGTAGGAGCAAAAGCCTCGCAGGAGCCTGTTTCAGCTTGAGTTGGCCGAGGCACCAGGACCGGTCTTGA
- a CDS encoding response regulator encodes MEQEAWQILIVEDDQRLAELTREYLESNGLRVAIEGNGAVAAQRIISEQPDLVILDLMLPGEDGLSICRKVREQYDGPILILTARSDDTDQIQGLDLGADDYVCKPVRPRLLLARIQALLRRSEPEPSVPQKQRRLEFGPLVVDNALREAWLQGNGIELTSAEFDLLWLLVSNAGRILSREEIFTALRGIGYDGQDRSIDVRISRIRPKIGDDPEHPRLIKTIRSKGYLFVPEACVDAAS; translated from the coding sequence GTGGAACAAGAAGCCTGGCAGATATTGATCGTCGAGGATGACCAGCGTCTGGCCGAACTGACCCGCGAATACCTGGAAAGCAACGGCCTGCGCGTCGCCATCGAAGGCAACGGCGCGGTGGCGGCGCAGCGGATTATCAGCGAGCAGCCGGACTTGGTGATCCTCGACCTCATGTTGCCCGGCGAAGATGGCCTGAGTATCTGTCGCAAAGTGCGCGAGCAGTATGACGGACCCATCCTGATACTCACCGCCCGTTCCGATGACACCGATCAGATCCAGGGCCTGGACCTGGGCGCCGACGACTATGTCTGCAAGCCGGTGCGCCCGCGTCTGCTATTGGCGCGCATCCAGGCGCTGTTGCGCCGCAGCGAACCGGAGCCGTCCGTGCCGCAGAAACAGCGGCGCCTGGAGTTCGGTCCGTTGGTGGTGGACAACGCCTTGCGCGAAGCCTGGTTGCAGGGCAACGGTATCGAACTGACCAGCGCCGAATTCGACCTGCTCTGGCTACTGGTGTCCAACGCCGGGCGCATCCTGTCCCGTGAAGAGATCTTCACCGCCCTGCGCGGCATCGGCTACGACGGCCAGGACCGCTCGATCGATGTGCGTATCTCGCGCATCCGCCCCAAGATCGGCGACGACCCCGAGCATCCACGGCTGATCAAGACCATTCGCAGCAAAGGCTACCTGTTCGTCCCCGAAGCCTGCGTAGACGCGGCTTCGTGA